One Mugil cephalus isolate CIBA_MC_2020 chromosome 8, CIBA_Mcephalus_1.1, whole genome shotgun sequence genomic window carries:
- the vamp5 gene encoding vesicle-associated membrane protein 5, whose protein sequence is MEDGKNRLQQTQEQVEEVKLIMVDNLNKAEEREDKLGDLEVRAEDLQLKSKAFEKTTKQVKQQKQCENKKMKYVFIGVGVAAACVILGLIIFALV, encoded by the exons ATG GAGGACGGAAAGAACCGCCTGCAGCAAACCCAggaacaggtggaggaggtgaagctcATCATGGTGGACAACCTCAACAAGGCTGAAGAGAGGGAAGACAAACTAGGTGACCTGGAGGTTAGGGCTGAAGATCTGCAGCTAAAG AGTAAAGCTTTTGAAAAGACCACCAAACAGGTGAAACAACAGAAGCAATGTGAGAACAAGAAGATGAAATATGTGTTCATTGGCGTTGGAGTGGCAGCAGCCTGCGTCATTTTGGGACTTATAATCTTTGCCCTGGTTTGA
- the vamp8 gene encoding vesicle-associated membrane protein 8 isoform X2 — MVASRGSENKGEKDKCVDAAHTESGAGSSDVESALGKEEQRTTIQSLSGDVEEVEKIMKRTIQQAMDRGESLIKFEKKAEEMEQAGKMFQVTGERVARSYWWKNVKLVVVIIVVVVIIILIIVLLATGVIPVSAPVPPITPITTTKAP; from the exons GTTGCCTCTCGTGGATCAGAGAACAAAGGTGAAAAGGACAAATGTGTGGATGCAGCCCACACTGAG TCTGGTGCTGGCTCATCGGACGTGGAATCAGCT CTtggaaaagaggagcagaggaccACGATACAGAGCTTGAGTGGAGACgtggaggaagtggaaaaaataatgaaacgcACTATCCAACAGGCTATGGACCGAGGAGAAAGCCTgataaaatttgaaaaaaaggcagaagagATGGAACAGGCG GGTAAGATGTTCCAGGTCACGGGTGAGAGGGTGGCCCGCTCCTACTGGTGGAAGAACGTTAAGCTGGTCGTGGTCATCATAGTAGttgtcgtcatcatcatcctcatcatcgtcCTACTGGCCACTGGAGTTATCCCTGTCAGTGCCCCTGTGCCTCCCATCACTCCCATCACTACCACCAAGGCGCCCTAA
- the vamp8 gene encoding vesicle-associated membrane protein 8 isoform X1: protein MVASRGSENKGEKDKCVDAAHTESGAGSSDVESAQLGKEEQRTTIQSLSGDVEEVEKIMKRTIQQAMDRGESLIKFEKKAEEMEQAGKMFQVTGERVARSYWWKNVKLVVVIIVVVVIIILIIVLLATGVIPVSAPVPPITPITTTKAP, encoded by the exons GTTGCCTCTCGTGGATCAGAGAACAAAGGTGAAAAGGACAAATGTGTGGATGCAGCCCACACTGAG TCTGGTGCTGGCTCATCGGACGTGGAATCAGCT CAGCTtggaaaagaggagcagaggaccACGATACAGAGCTTGAGTGGAGACgtggaggaagtggaaaaaataatgaaacgcACTATCCAACAGGCTATGGACCGAGGAGAAAGCCTgataaaatttgaaaaaaaggcagaagagATGGAACAGGCG GGTAAGATGTTCCAGGTCACGGGTGAGAGGGTGGCCCGCTCCTACTGGTGGAAGAACGTTAAGCTGGTCGTGGTCATCATAGTAGttgtcgtcatcatcatcctcatcatcgtcCTACTGGCCACTGGAGTTATCCCTGTCAGTGCCCCTGTGCCTCCCATCACTCCCATCACTACCACCAAGGCGCCCTAA